One window of the Rhipicephalus microplus isolate Deutch F79 chromosome 2, USDA_Rmic, whole genome shotgun sequence genome contains the following:
- the LOC119162136 gene encoding nuclear pore complex protein Nup107 — protein MADFTTPGGRRPLRGTGNVSANLKAADMTTLSASIVLATENPAAVVTATIYMDFMKAYNAHTSREDVVTLVEKYASLCDSYLAEVMKVTESLVSRKATPAWIEAIACQTLLTDERDTWKLTGALLHDRLKADEFMKERGNRTVFVDGSREGSDRKIVEALMARDSFTRQAHLVVDWLERCAAHQSGMGDHDDRLQYFQLVEAAAGQCPAGGSGSWTNTLHHAQSHNNIGRASSSHVTELDAGALSRRWVPIHEFLLFRSVFFHLRAGQLQRAKELAADNGYRWLAAVIEECRPCHDLHNASTVSAGFKQPAQGTFYRDLWMRACWRAACSPRCSLYKRAVYGALSGNLQAMLPACTTWEDQLWARMRAVVDVCVEQELRTAKQQDRSLGPQPPGYPSDLGTFETVFRDLREAVGTRGKRHQEIAHIVQRGVVLGAADDLIKEIHYWVIHQVDKTPLLTIRFLVHMALLLRQVGAETRTEAFSELLGIYIHMLVDEGHSSLVATYAAALKAPDPVPKYKQLSRPSN, from the coding sequence ATGGCAGACTTCACAACGCCTGGTGGCCGCAGGCCTCTGCGTGGCACCGGCAATGTAAGTGCTAACTTGAAAGCCGCCGACATGACCACCCTTAGCGCGTCCATAGTGCTAGCGACAGAAAATCCCGCAGCCGTCGTTACTGCCACCATATATATGGACTTTATGAAAGCCTACAATGCTCATACCAGTAGGGAGGACGTCGTCACGCTTGTTGAGAAGTACGCTAGCCTGTGCGACAGTTACTTAGCCGAAGTGATGAAAGTGACCGAGAGCCTAGTCTCTCGCAAGGCCACACCGGCGTGGATAGAAGCCATCGCGTGCCAAACATTGCTCACCGATGAGCGAGACACTTGGAAGCTCACGGGTGCCCTCCTGCACGACCGCCTCAAGGCGGACGAGTTCATGAAAGAACGCGGCAACAGAACCGTGTTCGTCGACGGATCCCGCGAAGGTAGCGACAGAAAAATTGTGGAGGCCCTCATGGCGAGAGACTCCTTCACACGCCAGGCGCATTTAGTAGTCGACTGGCTGGAACGCTGCGCGGCGCATCAGAGCGGTATGGGCGATCACGACGACAGGCTCCAGTACTTCCAGCTGGTGGAAGCTGCAGCTGGACAGTGTCCAGCTGGCGGAAGCGGCAGCTGGACAAACACACTGCACCATGCGCAGTCCCACAATAACATCGGTAGGGCATCGTCGTCTCACGTGACTGAACTGGACGCGGGCGCACTCTCGAGGCGGTGGGTACCGATCCACGAATTCCTCCTCTTCCGCAGCGTTTTCTTCCACCTGAGAGCAGGCCAACTGCAGAGGGCCAAAGAGCTGGCTGCCGACAACGGTTATCGTTGGCTAGCCGCCGTGATCGAAGAATGCAGGCCATGCCATGACCTGCACAACGCAAGCACCGTTAGTGCCGGCTTCAAGCAACCCGCCCAAGGCACCTTCTACCGGGACTTATGGATGCGAGCCTGCTGGAGAGCGGCGTGCAGTCCCAGGTGTTCGCTGTACAAGCGCGCTGTGTATGGTGCTCTGAGTGGCAACCTACAAGCAATGCTGCCCGCGTGTACCACATGGGAGGATCAGCTATGGGCTCGCATGCGCGCTGTTGTGGATGTGTGCGTAGAGCAGGAGCTCCGCACTGCCAAGCAGCAAGATAGAAGCCTCGGACCACAACCGCCCGGCTACCCTAGTGACCTTGGAACCTTTGAAACCGttttccgtgacctgcgggagGCTGTGGGCACGAGGGGCAAGCGACACCAAGAGATCGCACACATCGTGCAGCGAGGTGTAGTGCTTGGCGCTGCTGATGATTTGATAAAAGAAATACACTACTGGGTAATTCATCAGGTGGATAAAACGCCGCTTTTGACAATTCGGTTTCTGGTTCACATGGCACTGTTGCTGCGACAAGTTGGCGCCGAGACCAGAACTGAGGCGTTCAGTGAACTTCTTGGCATCTACATACACATGCTCGTCGACGAAGGCCATTCCTCCTTGGTGGCCACGTACGCAGCCGCTCTAAAAGCACCCGACCCTGTCCCCAAGTACAAGCAGCTTTCACGGCCTTCAAACTAG